Proteins encoded in a region of the Triticum dicoccoides isolate Atlit2015 ecotype Zavitan chromosome 3A, WEW_v2.0, whole genome shotgun sequence genome:
- the LOC119270536 gene encoding cysteine-rich receptor-like protein kinase 10 — protein sequence MRFLSSVDLPCYPWMAMVILPLLLLLMPLTAAQLWPSCGESGDYKSNSTYETNLKLLSTTLPKKAASSTNLFATDTVGNVPNVIFALALCRGDSNASACEGCLVTAFQDGQEHCANYKDATVYYDSNPCMLRFSNQNFLATTVNDHILVIVSIESLMMNIPTRADSFKLLLFTLLNSTAQSAANSSRRFTTSRLDVNSFPTLYCLMQCTPDLTANDCTACLQPYFQYTVKYMDGKKGGRVLGTRCTMRYEIFPFFQGDPMLRIINLVSEVPAINNTTPLITVNPSPQSQSPSPVAAPPPPGAQATTKEIHGRNSRQRPLWIIAVAAPLLSIFLCVICFVVWMRRRRKGMEILHDQAAMNRPEEDALVWRFEGKSSEFTLFDLSEVLRATHNFSKENLLGKGGFGPVYKGQLPDGTEIAVKRLASHSGQSFTEFKNEVELIAKLQHSNLVKLMGCCIKGEEKLFVYEYLPNKSLDFFIFDVSRTTLVDWEKRRVIIEGIAQGLLYLHKHSRLRIIHRDLKASNILLDQDMNPKISDFGLAKIFSSNDTQGSTKKVVGTYGYMAPEYASEGIYSIKSDVFSFGVLLLEILSGKRNSGFHQHEDFLNLLGYSWHLWEGGRCLELLEASIVEEIHAAEASRYINIALMCVQERADDRPTMSTVVAMLNSENVSLPGPKHPAYFNLRVSKEDESGSVPYSNNADTICSNNDLTITEEPDGR from the exons ATGAGGTTCCTATCATCCGTGGATCTGCCTTGTTATCCGTGGATGGCCATGGTTATCCTCCCCCTCCTCCTGCTCCTCATGCCTCTCACTGCTGCCCAATTGTGGCCATCCTGTGGCGAGAGCGGCGACTACAAATCAAATAGCACCTACGAAACCAACCTCAAGCTCCTCTCAACCACCCTCCCGAAGAAAGCAGCGTCAAGCACCAACCTCTTCGCCACCGACACCGTTGGCAATGTTCCGAATGTCATCTTCGCCCTCGCACTCTGCCGCGGGGACTCCAACGCCTCTGCCTGCGAGGGCTGTTTGGTTACCGCCTTCCAGGACGGGCAGGAGCACTGCGCGAACTATAAGGATGCCACCGTGTACTACGATAGCAATCCCTGCATGCTCAGGTTCTCCAACCAGAATTTTCTCGCCACCACTGTCAATGACCATATACTTGTCATTGTGAGCATCGAGAGCTTGATGATGAACATCCCGACAAGAGCCGACTCCTTCAAGCTCTTGTTGTTCACGCTTCTGAACAGCACGGCTCAATCCGCCGCGAACAGCTCGAGGAGGTTCACCACCTCGCGCTTAGACGTCAACTCCTTCCCTACGCTCTACTGCCTTATGCAGTGCACGCCAGACCTGACCGCCAACGATTGCACCGCATGTTTGCAGCCTTACTTCCAGTATACAGTCAAATACATGGATGGTAAGAAAGGTGGTCGAGTACTGGGGACACGGTGTACCATGAGGTACGAGATATTCCCATTCTTCCAAGGGGACCCCATGCTGCGTATTATCAACCTGGTATCTGAAGTTCCGGCGATCAACAACACCACGCCACTGATTACCGTGAACCCATCTCCACAGTCGCAGTCGCCGTCGCCAGTTGCGGCACCACCACCTCCGGGGGCGCAAGCGACCACCAAAGAAATTCATG GACGCAATTCACGCCAGAGGCCACTCTGGATTATCGCTGTGGCAGCTCCATTACTGTCAATATTTCTCTGCGTTATCTGTTTTGTTGTATGGatgagaaggcgaagaaaag GAATGGAAATCTTACATGATCAAGCTGCCATGAATAGGCCGGAAGAAGACGCGTTGGTTTGGAGATTTGAAGGGAAGAGTTCAGAGTTCACTCTGTTTGACTTATCTGAGGTATTGCGTGCTACACACAACTTCTCCAAAGAAAACCTACTTGGGAAAGGTGGTTTTGGCCCTGTCTACAAG GGCCAGTTACCAGATGGAACAGAAATTGCAGTTAAAAGGCTTGCCTCACATTCAGGACAGAGTTTCACAGAATTCAAAAATGAAGTTGAACTTATTGCAAAACTACAACACAGTAATCTGGTCAAGCTCATGGGATGCTGCATTAAGGGAGAGGAAAAACTTTTTGTGTACGAATATTTGCCAAATAAGAGCTTGGACTTCTTCATCTTTG ATGTTAGCCGAACAACTTTGGTTGATTGGGAAAAACGGCGTGTCATAATTGAAGGGATAGCCCAAGGtcttctatatcttcacaagcactCTCGATTGCGCATCATACACAGAGATCTCAAGGCCAGCAACATTCTCTTGGACCAGGACATGAATCCTAAAATTTCTGATTTTGGGCTAGCAAAAATTTTCAGCTCCAATGATACTCAAGGAAGCACAAAGAAGGTGGTGGGAACATA TGGTTATATGGCTCCGGAGTATGCATCTGAAGGCATTTACTCGATCAAATCTGACGTTTTCAGCTTTGGTGTGTTACTTCTTGAGATCCTTAGTGGAAAAAGGAATTCTGGTTTCCATCAGCATGAAGACTTTCTTAACCTCCTTGGATAT TCATGGCATCTCTGGGAAGGAGGGAGATGTCTTGAGCTTCTAGAAGCATCGATTGTTGAGGAGATCCATGCAGCGGAGGCTAGTAGGTACATTAACATTGCGCTAATGTGTGTACAAGAGCGCGCAGACGATCGACCAACCATGTCGACTGTCGTCGCAATGTTAAACAGCGAGAATGTTAGTCTTCCAGGGCCTAAACATCCGGCATACTTCAACCTACGGGTATCCAAGGAAGATGAATCGGGTAGTGTTCCATACAGTAATAATGCCGACACCATCTGCAGTAATAATGACTTGACCATCACTGAGGAGCCAGATGGCAGATAA